One segment of Bacillus pseudomycoides DNA contains the following:
- a CDS encoding recombinase family protein, translating into MANIYGYIRVSTKDQNEQRQLHKMMERGVEARRIFVDKASGRHFDRPQYQLLRKILSTSDIVYIDALDRMGRNYDEVISEWKYITRELQADIVVLENETLFDSRKFREMGDMGRLMEDQFLSLLSYVADQERKKIHQRQAEGIAVAKSQGKHLGRPQFNLSTLSSKQLLLIEETYPKWKNREITGVQFMEVLDLKKNTFNKVIKEYENTLNVGD; encoded by the coding sequence CAATTACATAAGATGATGGAACGAGGAGTGGAAGCTCGGCGTATTTTTGTGGATAAAGCAAGTGGACGACATTTTGATCGTCCTCAGTATCAATTATTACGAAAAATATTGAGTACAAGTGATATTGTTTACATAGATGCTTTAGATCGTATGGGTCGTAATTATGATGAAGTAATTTCAGAGTGGAAGTACATAACAAGAGAATTACAAGCTGATATTGTCGTTTTAGAAAATGAAACATTGTTTGATAGTCGAAAGTTTCGAGAGATGGGTGACATGGGACGGTTAATGGAAGATCAGTTTTTATCTTTGCTATCTTATGTTGCAGATCAAGAGCGTAAAAAGATTCACCAGAGACAAGCCGAAGGGATTGCAGTAGCAAAATCTCAAGGGAAGCATTTAGGACGTCCTCAGTTTAACCTTTCAACATTAAGCTCAAAGCAATTACTTCTAATAGAAGAAACTTATCCGAAGTGGAAAAATAGAGAAATAACTGGGGTTCAATTCATGGAGGTACTAGACTTGAAGAAAAATACTTTTAACAAAGTAATAAAAGAATATGAAAATACATTAAATGTCGGAGACTAA